From a region of the Phaseolus vulgaris cultivar G19833 chromosome 6, P. vulgaris v2.0, whole genome shotgun sequence genome:
- the LOC137833347 gene encoding non-specific lipid-transfer protein 1-like, with translation MGEKRGMAVVMFVMAYGLAVITLTASEIPATCNGDEKMLSFCGVYLVNIKPSPSSDCCNAASDAFKRAMAVANGQGIRDICNCLRVAGPGLNFQQDKLVSLPDTCGIKLSFNMHFCIFGD, from the coding sequence ATGGGAGAGAAGAGAGGTATGGCTGTGGTGATGTTTGTTATGGCCTATGGTTTGGCAGTGATAACATTGACTGCTTCTGAAATCCCTGCAACATGCAATGGGGATGAAAAAATGCTTAGCTTCTGTGGAGTTTATTTGGTTAATATCAAACCTAGTCCAAGTTCAGATTGTTGTAATGCAGCATCAGATGCATTCAAAAGAGCCATGGCTGTTGCCAATGGTCAAGGTATAAGAGATATTTGTAACTGTCTTAGGGTTGCTGGACCCGGTTTAAACTTTCAACAAGATAAACTTGTAAGCCTTCCTGATACATGTGGGATTAAGCTTTCCTTTAATATGCACTTCTGTATATTTGGTGACTGA